The following nucleotide sequence is from Lysobacter panacisoli.
GAGAACTTCGATGCGATGGGCGTGCACACCGGCGACTCGATCACCGTCGCCCCGGCGCAGACCCTGACCGACAAGGAATACCAGCGCCTGCGCGATGCCTCCATCGCGGTGCTGCGCAAGATCGGCGTCGATACCGGCGGCTCGAACGTGCAGTTCGGCATCAACGCCACCAACGGCCGCGTCGTCGTCATCGAGATGAACCCGCGCGTGTCGCGTTCCTCGGCGCTGGCCTCCAAGGCCACCGGCTTCCCGATCGCCAAGGTCGCGGCCAAGCTCGCCGTGGGCTACACGCTGGACGAGCTGCGCAACGAGATCACCGGTGGCAAGACGCCGGCATCGTTCGAGCCGAGCATCGACTACGTCGTCACCAAGATCCCGCGCTTCGCGTTCGAGAAGTTCCCGCAGGCCGACGCGCGCCTGACCACGCAGATGAAGTCGGTCGGCGAGGTGATGGCGATGGGCCGCACCTTCCAGGAATCGCTGCAGAAGGCGCTGCGCGGACTGGAGACCGGCAAGGTCGGCCTCGATCCCACCGGGCTCGACCTGTCGAACGACGACGACATCGCGCGCCTCAAGCGCGAGCTCAAGGAGCCGGGCCCGGAGCGCATGTTCCATATCGGCGACGCGTTCCGCGCCGGCATGAGCGTGGAGGACGTGCACGCGCTGTCGTTCGTGGATCCGTGGTTCCTCGACCAGATCGAGGAGATCATCGCCGCGGAGAAGCAGGTCGCCGACGCAGGCCTGTCCTCGCTCGACAAGGCGCGCATGCGCGAACTCAAGCGCATGGGCTTCTCCGACGCGCGCCTGGCGCAGCTGACCGGCACCGACGAGACCGCGGTGCGCACGCTGCGCCGCGCCTTCGGCGTGCGTCCGGTGTACAAGCGCGTGGACTCGTGCGCGGCGGAGTTCGCCACCACCACCGCGTACATGTACTCGACCTACGAGGACGAGTGCGAGGCCGAGCCGAGCAACCGCGACAAGATCATCGTGCTCGGCGGCGGCCCGAACCGCATCGGCCAAGGCATCGAGTTCGATTACTGCTGCGTGCACGCCGCGCTGGCGCTGCGCGAAGACGGGTACGAGACCATCATGGTCAACTGCAACCCGGAAACCGTCTCCACCGACTACGACACCTCCGACCGCCTGTACTTCGAGCCGCTGACGCTGGAAGACGTGCTGGAGATCGCCGACCTGGAGAAGCCCAAGGGCGTGATCGTGCAGTACGGCGGCCAGACGCCGCTGAAGCTGGCGCGCGCGCTGGAAGCCAACGGCGTGCCGATCATCGGCACCACGCCGGACAGCATCGACCTGGCCGAGGACCGCGAGCGCTTCCAGAAGCTGGTGCAGGACCTGGGCCTGGCGCAGCCGCTCAACCGCACCGCGCGCAATCCGGACGAAGCGGTCGTGCTGGCCTCGCAGATCGGCTATCCGCTGGTCGTGCGCCCGAGCTACGTGCTGGGCGGCCGCGCGATGGAAATCGTCCACGGCGACGCCGACCTCAAGCGCTACATGCGCGACGCGGTGAAGGTGTCGAACGATTCGCCGGTGCTGCTGGACCGCTTCCTCGACAACGCGGTGGAAGTCGACGTCGACGTCATCGCCGACAAGGACGGCAACGTGCTGATCGGCGGCGTGATGGAACACATCGAGGAAGCCGGCGTGCACTCGGGCGACTCCTCGTGCTCGCTGCCGCCGTACTCGCTGTCGAAGGCCGTGCAGGGCAAGCTGCGCGAGCAGGTCGTCGCGCTGGCCAAGTCGCTCAAGGTCGTCGGCCTGATGAACACCCAGTTCGCGATCACCTTCGACGAGCAGGGCAACGAAACGATCTACCTGATCGAAGTGAACCCGCGTGCCTCGCGCACGGTGCCGTTCGTGTCCAAGGCCACCGGCATGGCGCTGGCGAAGATCGCCGCGCGCTGCATGGTCGGCCAGACGCTGGCTTCGCAGGGCGCGACGAAGGAAATCGTGCCGGAGTACTACTCGGTCAAGGAAGCGATCTTCCCGTTCGCCAAGTTCCAGGGCGTCGATCCGATCCTCGGACCGGAAATGCGCTCGACCGGTGAAGTCATGGGCGTGGGCCGCAACTTCGGTGCGGCGATGGCGCGCGCGCAGGAAGCCGGCGGTATCAAGGCGCTGCCGCAGGGCGGCAAGGTGTTCGTGTCGGTGCGCGATCCGGACAAGACCCGCGTGCTTTCGGTTGCGCAGGACCTGGTCAAGCGCGGCTACGCGCTGGTTGCGACCGAGGGCACGCACAAGTTCCTCACCGAGCAGGGACTGGCCTGCGAGCGCATCAACAAGGTCACCGAAGGCCGTCCGCACGTGGTCGACCTGATCAAGAACGGCGAGCTCGTCTACATCGTCAACACGACCGAAGGTCGTCAGGCGATCAACGACTCGTTCTCGATCCGCCGCGAGGCGCTGCAGCATCGCGTGACGTACTCGACCACCGTGTCGGGCGCGCGTGCGCTGGTGAACTCCCTCGACTACCGCGGCACCGGCCCGGTCTGGTCGCTGCAGGAGCTGCACGCCGAGGTGCAGGGCGCGGCGTAAGCCGCGTCCCGCCCCGTCGCGGCCGCCGGCTTTCATCCCGGTGGCGATCTGATACAGAATCCGCGTATCGGAATGCCCGGCCGCTGGCCGGGCGCACAGGAAAAGAGCAATGCGAGCACCCATTACCCTTCAGGGCGCGCAGCGTCTGCGCGCCGAGCTGGAAGAATTGAAGTCGGTCAAGCGCCCCGCGGTGATCAATGCGATCTCCGAGGCGCGCGCACACGGCGACCTCAAGGAAAACGCCGAGTACCACGCTGCACGCGAGCAACAGGGCTTCATCGAAGGCCGCATCAAGCAGCTCGAGGCGGAGCTCTCGCACGCGCAGGTCATCGACGTGGCCTCGCTCAACGCCGGTTCGCGCGTGGTGTTCGGCGCCACGGTCGAACTGGCCGATACCGAGAACGACGAAGAGCGCCGCTACCAGATCGTTGGCGACCTGGAGGCCGACATCAAGCTGGGCCTGATCGCGATTTCCTCGCCGGTGGCGCGTGCGCTGATCGGCAAGCACGAAGGCGACACGATCACCATCGATGCGCCCGGCGGTATCCGCGAGTACGAGATCATCGGCGTCAGCTACGCCGGTTGATCCGCAGTCCCCGCCGCGCGGGGACGAAGGGGAGGGTGCCTTGATGTCGACGCCGCACTGATGGCCAACGCGACCCTCCTGCTGCCCGCACGTTCGCGCTTTGGCGGACAGCGTCTGTCGGACGCGACCGGCAAGGCGCTGGCGCGCTCCGATCGCAGCGAGCGTCCGGGCGACGCGATGGCCGACCTCCTCGACGTATTGCCGCGCGGTTGGCCGGTCGCGGCCGCCGCGCGCCAGCGCGACGTCGGCGATGCGGCGAACGCGCTGTGGCTGCGTGCCGATCCCGCGTTCGTGCGTCCCGACATCAACGGCGCGCGCCTGCTGTCCTACGGCGAGGCGCTGCGCCTGAGCGCGGACGACGCGCATGCACTGCTGCGTCCGCTGAAGCCACTGTTCGGCGACGCCGGATTCCCCATCGACGCGCCGTCGCCTTCGCGCTGGTATGTGCGCCTGCCGCAGGGAGCGAAGCTGCCCGAGTTCACGCCACCCGAGCAGGCGCTCGGTGCGGACCTGTTCGACGAACTGCCGCAGGGGCCGGAAGGCCGTCGCTGGCGTGCGCTGCTCAGCGAAGCACAGGTCGTGCTGCACAACCACCCGCTCAACGCGCAGCGCGTCGCCGCCGGCCTGGCGCCGGTGAACTCGCTGTGGTTCTGGGGCGCGGGCGCGTTGCCCGATCGCGTGCAGGCGCGTTTCGCGCGCATCGCCAGCGACGATGAATCGCTGACCGCACTGGCCGCGCTTGCGGGTGCGAATGTGAGCGCGCGACCGGCTGCATGGCGCGGTGGCGAACGCGGCGATGCGCTGGTCGACCTGCGCGACGTGCGCGATCTCGCCGTGCTGGAGCGCGACTGGTTCGCGCCGTTGCTGGCATCGCTGGCCGACCGTGGCCTCGCACGCGTGCGCCTGGATTTCGACGACGGTGCGCGTTACGACCTCGCGCGTTCGCAGCGGTGGCGCTTCTGGCGCCGTCCGCTGCGTTCGTTCGTCGCGTCGACGGAAAGCGCATGAAACCCGCCGCTCGCCTGCGCCGGCGCGAATGCGTCGATCCCGGCCAATGGCCCGAATCGTTGCCGCCGCTGCTGCGTCGCCTGTATGCCGCGCGCGGCGCGACGTCGATGGAACTCGCGCAGCCGCGACTGGCGCAGTTGTTGCCGCCCGACAGCCTCGGCGGTCTGGACGC
It contains:
- the carB gene encoding carbamoyl-phosphate synthase large subunit, translated to MPKRTDIKTVLIIGAGPIVIGQACEFDYSGAQACKALRDEGYRVVLVNSNPATIMTDPNMADAVYIEPINWQTVEKIIAKEKPDALLPTMGGQTALNCALDLADNGVLEKYNVELIGASREAIRMAEDRELFRVAMAEIGLECPKAEVARNFEQALEIQTKVGYPTIIRPSFTLGGTGGGIAYNKEEFEEIAKRGLELSPVHEILVEESVLGWKEFEMEVVRDTADNCIIVCSIENFDAMGVHTGDSITVAPAQTLTDKEYQRLRDASIAVLRKIGVDTGGSNVQFGINATNGRVVVIEMNPRVSRSSALASKATGFPIAKVAAKLAVGYTLDELRNEITGGKTPASFEPSIDYVVTKIPRFAFEKFPQADARLTTQMKSVGEVMAMGRTFQESLQKALRGLETGKVGLDPTGLDLSNDDDIARLKRELKEPGPERMFHIGDAFRAGMSVEDVHALSFVDPWFLDQIEEIIAAEKQVADAGLSSLDKARMRELKRMGFSDARLAQLTGTDETAVRTLRRAFGVRPVYKRVDSCAAEFATTTAYMYSTYEDECEAEPSNRDKIIVLGGGPNRIGQGIEFDYCCVHAALALREDGYETIMVNCNPETVSTDYDTSDRLYFEPLTLEDVLEIADLEKPKGVIVQYGGQTPLKLARALEANGVPIIGTTPDSIDLAEDRERFQKLVQDLGLAQPLNRTARNPDEAVVLASQIGYPLVVRPSYVLGGRAMEIVHGDADLKRYMRDAVKVSNDSPVLLDRFLDNAVEVDVDVIADKDGNVLIGGVMEHIEEAGVHSGDSSCSLPPYSLSKAVQGKLREQVVALAKSLKVVGLMNTQFAITFDEQGNETIYLIEVNPRASRTVPFVSKATGMALAKIAARCMVGQTLASQGATKEIVPEYYSVKEAIFPFAKFQGVDPILGPEMRSTGEVMGVGRNFGAAMARAQEAGGIKALPQGGKVFVSVRDPDKTRVLSVAQDLVKRGYALVATEGTHKFLTEQGLACERINKVTEGRPHVVDLIKNGELVYIVNTTEGRQAINDSFSIRREALQHRVTYSTTVSGARALVNSLDYRGTGPVWSLQELHAEVQGAA
- the greA gene encoding transcription elongation factor GreA, whose product is MRAPITLQGAQRLRAELEELKSVKRPAVINAISEARAHGDLKENAEYHAAREQQGFIEGRIKQLEAELSHAQVIDVASLNAGSRVVFGATVELADTENDEERRYQIVGDLEADIKLGLIAISSPVARALIGKHEGDTITIDAPGGIREYEIIGVSYAG
- a CDS encoding phosphoglycerate mutase, translated to MANATLLLPARSRFGGQRLSDATGKALARSDRSERPGDAMADLLDVLPRGWPVAAAARQRDVGDAANALWLRADPAFVRPDINGARLLSYGEALRLSADDAHALLRPLKPLFGDAGFPIDAPSPSRWYVRLPQGAKLPEFTPPEQALGADLFDELPQGPEGRRWRALLSEAQVVLHNHPLNAQRVAAGLAPVNSLWFWGAGALPDRVQARFARIASDDESLTALAALAGANVSARPAAWRGGERGDALVDLRDVRDLAVLERDWFAPLLASLADRGLARVRLDFDDGARYDLARSQRWRFWRRPLRSFVASTESA